In Castor canadensis chromosome 11, mCasCan1.hap1v2, whole genome shotgun sequence, a single genomic region encodes these proteins:
- the Cd34 gene encoding hematopoietic progenitor cell antigen CD34 isoform X2 has product MLVRRGARAGPGMPRGWTALCLLSLLPSGFTNVDNSTAVTTKSSTVGIFSTVSTNVSKEEITTPTTPGSTSPQSVSRDWNGTTPAVSETTVNFTSNSGIPPVSVTTDSSVQSKTSSAFTVATTLANNSISEMTLKPSVPPVNVSDYSINSTTVVMTSPPELYPPSSLAPSSIKGEIKCSGIREVRLSQGICLDLNDTSSCEDFKKDKGEDLIQILCGREKADSEAGVGVCSLLLAQSEVKPQCMLLVLTNRTELSSKLQLMEKHQSDLRKLGIQDFTEQDVGNHQSYSRKTLIALVTSGILLAILGTTGYFLMNRRSWSPTGERLELEP; this is encoded by the exons ATGCTGGTCCGCAGGGGCGCGCGCGCGGGGCCCGGGATGCCGCGGGGCTGGACCGCGCTCTGCTTGCTAAGTTTGCTGC CCTCTGGGTTCACAAATGTGGACAATTCTACTGCTGTGACCACAAAGTCATCCACCGTGGGAATATTTTCAACTGTTTCTACAAATGTATCCAAGGAGGAAATTACAACACCAACTACCCCTGGAAGCACTAGTCCCCAATCTGTCTCTCGGGACTGGAATGGGACCACACCAGCCGTCTCAG AGACTACTGTCAACTTCACATCTAACTCTGGGATCCCTCCAGTCTCTGTGACCACAGACTCTTCTGTCCAATCAAAGACCTCTTCGGCCTTCACAGTGGCCACCACCCTAGCCAACAATTCAATTTCAGAGATGACCTTGAAGCCCAGCGTGCCACCTGTAAATGTTTCAGATTACTCAATCAATAGCACCACCGTAGTGATGACATCACCCCCTGAACTTTATCCACCATCTTCTCTTGCCCCAAGTTCCATCAAG GGAGAAATCAAATGCTCAGGAATCAGAGAAGTGAGACTTTCTCAGGGCATCTGCCTGGACCTCAACGACACCTCCAGCTGT GAGGACTTTAAGAAGGACAAAGGAGAGGACCTGATCCAAATCCTTTGTGGGAGGGAGAAGGCTGACTCTGAGGCTGGGGTCGGCGTGTGCTCTTTGCTCCTCGCCCAGTCTGAAGTTAAACCTCAGTGCATGCTATTGGTCTTGACCAACAGAACAG AACTTTCCAGTAAACTCCAACTTATGGAAAAGCACCAGTCTGACCTGAGAAAG CTGGGAATCCAGGATTTCACAGAACAAGATGTTGGGAACCACCAGAGCTATTCCCGAAAGACCCTGATTGCACTGGTTACCTCGGGCATCCTGCTGGCTATCTTGGGCACCACAGGCTATTTCCTGATGAACCGCCGCAGTTGGAGCCCCACAGGAGAAAGGCTG GAGCTGGAACCCTGA
- the Cd34 gene encoding hematopoietic progenitor cell antigen CD34 isoform X1, translating into MLVRRGARAGPGMPRGWTALCLLSLLPSGFTNVDNSTAVTTKSSTVGIFSTVSTNVSKEEITTPTTPGSTSPQSVSRDWNGTTPAVSETTVNFTSNSGIPPVSVTTDSSVQSKTSSAFTVATTLANNSISEMTLKPSVPPVNVSDYSINSTTVVMTSPPELYPPSSLAPSSIKGEIKCSGIREVRLSQGICLDLNDTSSCEDFKKDKGEDLIQILCGREKADSEAGVGVCSLLLAQSEVKPQCMLLVLTNRTELSSKLQLMEKHQSDLRKLGIQDFTEQDVGNHQSYSRKTLIALVTSGILLAILGTTGYFLMNRRSWSPTGERLGEDPYYTENGGGQGYNSGPGTSPEAQGKASVNRGAQENGTGQATSRNGHSARQHVVADTEL; encoded by the exons ATGCTGGTCCGCAGGGGCGCGCGCGCGGGGCCCGGGATGCCGCGGGGCTGGACCGCGCTCTGCTTGCTAAGTTTGCTGC CCTCTGGGTTCACAAATGTGGACAATTCTACTGCTGTGACCACAAAGTCATCCACCGTGGGAATATTTTCAACTGTTTCTACAAATGTATCCAAGGAGGAAATTACAACACCAACTACCCCTGGAAGCACTAGTCCCCAATCTGTCTCTCGGGACTGGAATGGGACCACACCAGCCGTCTCAG AGACTACTGTCAACTTCACATCTAACTCTGGGATCCCTCCAGTCTCTGTGACCACAGACTCTTCTGTCCAATCAAAGACCTCTTCGGCCTTCACAGTGGCCACCACCCTAGCCAACAATTCAATTTCAGAGATGACCTTGAAGCCCAGCGTGCCACCTGTAAATGTTTCAGATTACTCAATCAATAGCACCACCGTAGTGATGACATCACCCCCTGAACTTTATCCACCATCTTCTCTTGCCCCAAGTTCCATCAAG GGAGAAATCAAATGCTCAGGAATCAGAGAAGTGAGACTTTCTCAGGGCATCTGCCTGGACCTCAACGACACCTCCAGCTGT GAGGACTTTAAGAAGGACAAAGGAGAGGACCTGATCCAAATCCTTTGTGGGAGGGAGAAGGCTGACTCTGAGGCTGGGGTCGGCGTGTGCTCTTTGCTCCTCGCCCAGTCTGAAGTTAAACCTCAGTGCATGCTATTGGTCTTGACCAACAGAACAG AACTTTCCAGTAAACTCCAACTTATGGAAAAGCACCAGTCTGACCTGAGAAAG CTGGGAATCCAGGATTTCACAGAACAAGATGTTGGGAACCACCAGAGCTATTCCCGAAAGACCCTGATTGCACTGGTTACCTCGGGCATCCTGCTGGCTATCTTGGGCACCACAGGCTATTTCCTGATGAACCGCCGCAGTTGGAGCCCCACAGGAGAAAGGCTG GGCGAAGACCCTTATTACACGGAGAACGGTGGAGGCCAGGGCTATAACTCAGGACCTGGGACCTCCCCTGAGGCTCAGGGAAAGGCCAGTGTGAACCGAGGGGCTCAGGAGAACGGGACCGGCCAGGCCACATCCAGAAACGGCCATTCAGCAAGACAACACGTGGTGGCTGATACAGAATTGTGA